A stretch of DNA from Candidatus Eisenbacteria bacterium:
ACGGAGTCGGGGAGCCGCGCGAGCAGCGTGCGCCAGCGCGGGTTGACGCTGATCGCTTCCTCGAGGTCGTCGAGGGCGTTGCTCTCCTCTCCCATCGCCATCCTGACGGAGGCGCGCCAGAAGAGCAGCTCATCGGATGGCGACTGGCCGATGGCGGCGTCATAGAAGAGGGAGGCGGTCCGGTAGTCCTTCCGGGCGAACGCCTCATCGCCCTGGTCTGCCAGCGTGTAGCCTCGGTGCATGTCGTAGAGTCTCGACAGCTCGTAGATCGGCTGCCGGTGGTCCTCGACGCGCAGGTCGACGGTTCTGTTCTTCCACGGCTGCTTCGCATCGATCATCTTGACCACGAGTAGCGCGGCGGATTGCATGCCGCGGGCATCCCCGCCGGCCGCCTGTCCCGACTCGAGCGCGGCGATGATCCTCGCCGCCATAGAGCCCTCGGCGGCCTCGAACGACCTCGACATCGAGTCCCAGATCCCGGGCGCCGCGAGCAGGTTTCCGGCGCACGCGTGGTCTCTTCCGATGTGGCTGCCGGCGAAGTCGACGCACTCCTCGCCCGTGTGGACCGCGACGTTCCCTCTTGCGTCGATGACCAGGACCTGGCGCATCGCTCGAAGCGTGTCGGCTTCGACCTCGGCCTGGAGGGCTTCGGCCGCCGACTCGCCCCTGCGCAGGCGCTCGAGGATCCTGGGTCCGTAAGCCACTTCGACGAACGACTGCGTCGCGACCGCCCCGACCCCGGCCTCGGCCCAGGGGACGGTGCTGCCCACGGAGAACCAGTGGGATTGAACGCCGACGCCGATCTCGCCGGTCGTCGAGTCCCGCGCCACTATCGAGAAGGTGGCGCACAGATCGGGCCCCGCTCCCGCCGCTCGCGCCTCGAAGCCGGGCGGGCAAACAACAAGAGCGGCGGTCGCCGCGACCATCGCGACGGCCAACATCGCGGCCGACGCGGAGTCGATCCGCGCGGACCCAGTGCGCCACATCATAGAAGCCTCCCAAGGGCGTCGACCGTGCCCATCGCCCATTGCGTGATCAGGTAGTTCAGACGGCCGATCAGAAGCGAGACGCGGCCCATGACCGTGTAGCCGAAGGCTGCGCCGAATCCCAGCATGAGAAACCAGATCCCCA
This window harbors:
- a CDS encoding DUF1028 domain-containing protein — protein: MGDGHGRRPWEASMMWRTGSARIDSASAAMLAVAMVAATAALVVCPPGFEARAAGAGPDLCATFSIVARDSTTGEIGVGVQSHWFSVGSTVPWAEAGVGAVATQSFVEVAYGPRILERLRRGESAAEALQAEVEADTLRAMRQVLVIDARGNVAVHTGEECVDFAGSHIGRDHACAGNLLAAPGIWDSMSRSFEAAEGSMAARIIAALESGQAAGGDARGMQSAALLVVKMIDAKQPWKNRTVDLRVEDHRQPIYELSRLYDMHRGYTLADQGDEAFARKDYRTASLFYDAAIGQSPSDELLFWRASVRMAMGEESNALDDLEEAISVNPRWRTLLARLPDSVFPGVEKACKRLGIDRIE